The following proteins come from a genomic window of Pseudomonas sp. MAG733B:
- a CDS encoding urease subunit beta — translation MIPGEYQIQPGDIELNVGRRTISMTVANSGDRPIQVGSHYHFFETNDALTFDRAASRGMRLNIPAGTAVRFEPGQSRDVELVDLAGHRRVFGFAGRIMGDLD, via the coding sequence ATGATTCCCGGTGAATACCAGATCCAGCCCGGCGACATCGAACTCAACGTCGGCCGCCGCACGATCAGCATGACGGTGGCCAACAGCGGTGACCGGCCGATCCAGGTCGGCTCGCACTATCACTTTTTCGAAACCAACGACGCCCTGACCTTCGACCGCGCCGCCAGTCGCGGCATGCGCCTGAACATTCCCGCCGGCACCGCCGTGCGCTTCGAACCGGGACAGAGCCGCGATGTCGAGTTGGTGGACCTGGCCGGGCATCGCCGGGTGTTCGGGTTTGCCGGGCGGATCATGGGCGATCTCGACTGA
- a CDS encoding GNAT family N-acetyltransferase, with protein MNPAQLRRVNVESFAHYRQGLIDLLLDAVGYGASVGFMADLDATQARAYFDEVQENLNKGNVLLWVVVKDEQVQASVQLGLCQKANGLNRAEVQKLLVREHARRRGLGQQLMTALEQAALQYKRGMLYLDTEAGSPAEDFYKALGYTRAGEIPDYACDPSGLYRPTALYYKVLQGAH; from the coding sequence ATGAACCCCGCCCAACTGCGACGCGTCAACGTTGAAAGCTTTGCGCACTATCGTCAGGGTTTGATTGATCTGCTGCTCGATGCCGTCGGCTATGGCGCCAGCGTCGGCTTCATGGCCGACCTCGATGCCACGCAGGCCCGCGCGTATTTCGATGAGGTTCAGGAGAATCTGAACAAGGGCAATGTGTTGCTTTGGGTGGTGGTCAAGGACGAACAGGTGCAGGCCAGCGTGCAACTGGGGCTGTGCCAGAAAGCCAATGGTCTGAACCGCGCCGAGGTGCAAAAACTACTGGTGCGCGAGCACGCGCGGCGTCGTGGTCTGGGCCAACAATTGATGACCGCACTGGAACAGGCCGCGCTGCAATACAAACGCGGCATGCTCTACCTGGACACTGAAGCCGGCTCGCCCGCCGAAGATTTCTACAAGGCGTTGGGTTACACCCGCGCCGGTGAGATTCCCGACTACGCCTGCGACCCGAGCGGCCTCTACAGGCCGACTGCCCTCTATTACAAAGTTCTGCAAGGAGCCCATTGA
- a CDS encoding N-acetyltransferase family protein → MTYQIRDAVHADLPAIRDIYNDAVLNTTAIWNEQAVDLGNRQAWFSARQSQAYPILVIVDADNTVLGYASFGDWRPFDGFRHTVEHSVYVRSDQRGNGLGPKLMDVLIERAKGCGKHVMVAAIESGNAASIRIHERIGFVTTGQMPQVGTKFGRWLDLTFMQLTLNPGAQPPAANKE, encoded by the coding sequence ATGACTTACCAAATACGCGATGCGGTGCATGCCGACCTGCCGGCGATCCGCGACATCTACAACGACGCAGTGCTCAACACTACCGCGATCTGGAACGAACAGGCCGTGGACCTCGGCAACCGCCAGGCCTGGTTCAGCGCGCGACAGTCCCAGGCTTACCCGATTCTGGTGATCGTCGACGCAGACAACACCGTGCTGGGTTACGCCTCGTTTGGCGATTGGCGGCCGTTCGACGGCTTCCGTCACACCGTCGAGCACTCGGTCTACGTGCGCAGCGATCAGCGCGGTAACGGCCTCGGGCCAAAATTGATGGACGTGCTGATTGAGCGCGCCAAGGGCTGCGGCAAACACGTGATGGTCGCCGCCATTGAAAGTGGCAACGCCGCGTCCATCCGTATCCACGAGCGCATCGGTTTCGTGACCACCGGGCAGATGCCTCAGGTGGGCACCAAGTTCGGTCGCTGGCTTGACCTGACCTTCATGCAACTGACCCTCAATCCTGGCGCGCAACCACCGGCCGCCAACAAGGAGTGA
- the ureA gene encoding urease subunit gamma: MDLTPREKDKLLIFTAGLVAERRLARGVKLNYPEAMAYISAALLEGARDGQTVAELMHFGTTLLSREQVMEGIPEMIPEIQVEATFPDGTKLVTVHQPIA, translated from the coding sequence ATGGACCTGACCCCACGTGAAAAAGACAAGCTGCTGATCTTCACCGCCGGCCTCGTCGCCGAGCGGCGTTTGGCTCGCGGCGTGAAACTCAATTATCCGGAGGCCATGGCCTATATCTCCGCAGCGCTGCTCGAAGGCGCCCGCGACGGCCAGACCGTGGCCGAGTTGATGCACTTCGGCACCACCCTGCTCAGCCGCGAACAAGTGATGGAAGGCATCCCGGAAATGATCCCGGAGATTCAGGTCGAAGCGACTTTCCCCGACGGCACCAAACTGGTCACCGTCCACCAACCGATCGCCTGA